The genome window TGCCGTTCCGAAGGCTGCACATTGAGATCCGGCGCATCGCGATAGAACAGAAGCATGCGGTGCATATCGATCGAGACAAAGCGTTTGATCAGCTCTTCTTTGGAGAGGTCGGCCAGCATAGCGGTAAGTTCTTCAAGATAGTTATCGATCAAGCCGGGCCCGCCCGTCCAGTCGCGGACGCGTTCAGCCATCGCCATGAGGCGCACCCGGGCAATCTCCTCGCCGGTCGGGACCGGTTTCTGCGTAAACTTTTTACCGAGCGCTTTCTGCAATCGGTTGATCTTATGGTGCTCACGCATGTGAATGATCGAAACAGAAATCCCTTCTTTCCCGGCGCGGCCGGTGCGTCCGCTGCGATGAGTGTAGGCGGCGAGATCATCGGGAAGATTATAATTGATGACGTGAGTCAGATCATTCACGTCCAGTCCGCGCGCGGCGACATCGGTGGCCACGAGAATCTGGACGTGGTGGTCCCGGAATTTTTTCATAACGCTGTCGCGCTGCATCTGGGTCAGATCGCCGTGGAGCGGCTCGGCGCTGTAGCCGTCTTTGCGGAGATGATCCGAAACCTGCTGGGTCTCCATCCGGGTGCGGCAGAAGACAATGCCGTACATGCGGGGGTAAAAGTCGACGATGCGGCGCAAAGCGCGATAACGGTCTTTGGCATGCACCACATAATAGTCGTGGCTGACATTTTCGGCCCCGGCGTTGCGCGAACCGACCGTGATTTCGTGCGGATCCTCCATATAGTTGCGGGCGATTTTGGCTACCTCTTTAGGCATGGTGGCCGAAAACAGGAGCGTCTGCGCGATATCATTCACGGAAGACAGAATCGCCTCGATGTCTTCCTCAAAGCCCATGTTGAGCATTTCGTCAGCTTCGTCGAGTACGACGCGTTCAATAAAGGAAAAGTCCGCGCGCTTGCGGCGCAGGATATCGAGCATACGACCGGGAGTGGCCACGATAATTTGAACGCCGGCGCTCAATGCGTCGAGCTGACGACGGATATCCGCGCCGCCATAGACTGCCAGCACCTTCACCTCCGGCATACAGGAGGCAAAACTCTGCAGGTCGCGCGCAATCTGCATGCACAGCTCGCGGGTCGGACAGAGAATCAGCGCCTGCGGCGCACAGTGCGTCAAATCCAGCTGTTCGAGAATCGGCAGGCCGAAAGCGGCGGTTTTGCCCGTGCCGGTTTGCGCCAGCGCAACCACATCATCATCGTTATCCAGAAGATACGGAATTACCTCGCCCTGGACAGGCGTCGGTGTTTCAAAGCCGAGTTTTTCGATACCGGCGAGCAGTTCGGGGCTGAGCCCCAAGTCGGAGAATTTCATAAGTTAACCCAATGTTTTGTTGCAGGAACCCAAAATACCGATCTTCATCCTGCACTAAACACCGGGGCCTCAAAAACTGAGTGCGGCGGGAACATGGGGGCAAACCCGCCAAAGATCAACCCAAATCCCGGAATAAA of Tichowtungia aerotolerans contains these proteins:
- a CDS encoding DEAD/DEAH box helicase, translated to MKFSDLGLSPELLAGIEKLGFETPTPVQGEVIPYLLDNDDDVVALAQTGTGKTAAFGLPILEQLDLTHCAPQALILCPTRELCMQIARDLQSFASCMPEVKVLAVYGGADIRRQLDALSAGVQIIVATPGRMLDILRRKRADFSFIERVVLDEADEMLNMGFEEDIEAILSSVNDIAQTLLFSATMPKEVAKIARNYMEDPHEITVGSRNAGAENVSHDYYVVHAKDRYRALRRIVDFYPRMYGIVFCRTRMETQQVSDHLRKDGYSAEPLHGDLTQMQRDSVMKKFRDHHVQILVATDVAARGLDVNDLTHVINYNLPDDLAAYTHRSGRTGRAGKEGISVSIIHMREHHKINRLQKALGKKFTQKPVPTGEEIARVRLMAMAERVRDWTGGPGLIDNYLEELTAMLADLSKEELIKRFVSIDMHRMLLFYRDAPDLNVQPSERQSEPRRKDGPRESGREKRENHEPRQMTAGMVELVMNVGKVNGVTPKKLMAMVNVADRDKSIEIGRINIVKMQSYFEVPRGDAMDVIDSFTKSYVDCEGRQVSVAMAGNTKSRPNKPKRKGSPSDGKPFDKFKDKPRKGGRGQGGPRKRR